GACAACCTTCTCCGATGGAACACCACCCTGATCGATGTAGTGATTCACAGCTTGAACCGTGTTAAACGGAGTGGATGTGGGATTGTCTGCGGACGGGTTGAGGTTTGCCTGGTGGCCAGCCGTTTGGTCCCAACTACCAGCGTAGTCATAGGCCATGAGATTGTAAAAGTCAAGATACGGTGTCATCTCCTGTAGTCTGAGTTTATTGTAGTTGCTCGGACCTGCGAATCATCGGTCAGGGTCTACGAATCTTCAGTTCGGTGGGACACCCACCAGCCGGAACAGCAACAGTGAGTTGGAACTTCCGGTTGCCTTGAGCAGCATCCAAAGCCTTCATGAATCGGTCAGCacagttatatataatacacCGGAACGCACGTACCCCACGGCATCTCCGGAGAAGATCCACATAATTCTGTGCCTGAGCATCATCTACACCTCTATTAGCATCCAGCATCACCCCCACCGACGCCAAGTGACTTACCCTGAGGATATTCCCAATCAATGTCAAACCCTAGACCCAGAAGTCAACATGTATTCAACACCGCATTGAGGTAGAGGACATCCACCATCAAAACCAAGATCAGTAATGAGCTTAGTAGCAGATTGGGCAAAGCGGTCCCGGTTCTCGGGACTACCGGCACCCTGGGTGAAGTTGGGGGAATAAGTCCACCCTCCAATGGAAAGGAGGACCTTAAGCTTTCTGTTCTGACGCTTTAGCAAGCCCAGCTGTTTGACGCAGCCGTAGACGTTGTTGCCGGTATCATTCCATGAGTCGGTGGGGTAGTGCTTCTCAGTGTCAGACCAGGTGTCCGAGAGGTAGCTGCGTGGGGTAAGCATTAGCTGCAATTACTCTCCCACACTCAGGGTACTTACACTTCACCGGTTTCCGGGCGGACATTGGCAAATGCGTAGAGAATGTGGGTCAGTTTATCAGCTGGAAGATCCTGGGGATTATAGTTGCGGCCGTAGATAGCCTGAATTGATGTCGTTAGCCCGATAAACAGAAATATATTTGAATGTCGATCGATCACCGACTTGGACGGGGCGATGAGGGGCAGACAAATACACACCCAATTGACAAAATAGCCCACGGCTTTCTTTCCGGACATGGTGGGCGGGGATATATTACTCAACGACGGAGGAGTGCTGCGCTGTAACCCAAACAGAGAGGTGTTACCGCCAAAGTAATGGAGGAAAAGAGTGACGAGTAGAATGGGAATAGAGACGAGATATAAAGACCGGGCAAAGACCATGAGGTGCCAAAATGAAACTCACTAGTGCCAAGCGCTCTCTGCTCAAGATGGACAGAAAGAGAAGCGAAAGAATCTTGGAGCCTGCGTTGTTCCTGCCTTAGTCCAATAATAGTAACTTACTATGACTTCAAACTGAGCGTACCTGAAAAGGTGCCTTATGCTTCAGGTATCGAGTGGCGCAACTTGTAAATCAAAGATTATTGGCTGAATGTAATTGAGGCGGTGCACGCGGGACAGGGCCAGTGTGGCTGGTATATATTTATGTAAGCGTGTTGACAAAAGAAGCAAGAGACAGGAAAGCTGCAGGTGGCTTGCGATGGAGACTCCGAGACACTGAACACAGCCCGACGATgaagctatatttatatttgtTCTACATGGG
The nucleotide sequence above comes from Aspergillus puulaauensis MK2 DNA, chromosome 3, nearly complete sequence. Encoded proteins:
- a CDS encoding glycoside hydrolase family 18 protein (CAZy:GH18;~COG:G;~EggNog:ENOG410PH2N;~InterPro:IPR011583,IPR029070,IPR001223,IPR017853, IPR001579;~PFAM:PF00704;~TransMembrane:1 (i7-25o);~go_function: GO:0004553 - hydrolase activity, hydrolyzing O-glycosyl compounds [Evidence IEA];~go_function: GO:0008061 - chitin binding [Evidence IEA];~go_process: GO:0005975 - carbohydrate metabolic process [Evidence IEA]), encoding MVFARSLYLVSIPILLVTLFLHYFGGNTSLFGLQRSTPPSLSNISPPTMSGKKAVGYFVNWAIYGRNYNPQDLPADKLTHILYAFANVRPETGEVYLSDTWSDTEKHYPTDSWNDTGNNVYGCVKQLGLLKRQNRKLKVLLSIGGWTYSPNFTQGAGSPENRDRFAQSATKLITDLGFDGFDIDWEYPQDDAQAQNYVDLLRRCRGALDAAQGNRKFQLTVAVPAGPSNYNKLRLQEMTPYLDFYNLMAYDYAGSWDQTAGHQANLNPSADNPTSTPFNTVQAVNHYIDQGGVPSEKVVLGMPIYGRAFQNTDGPGQPYSGIGQGTWEQGVYDYKALPLTGATEELDTNVGASWSYDSSARMMISYDTVALADIKAQYISDRGLGGGMWWETSADKGGKTANKADGSLIGAFVEDVGGVGALDQTENAIDYPDSQYNNLQNGFQ